A genomic region of Streptomyces rimosus contains the following coding sequences:
- a CDS encoding Dps family protein has translation MSVVKSTLSDDARKVVGDALQGALVDLVDLSLVAKQVHWNIIGPRFRSVHLQLDDVVDTARSYADTVAERASAIGVSPDGRAETVSKTSGIDTVQDSWIKDAEVVRVMIDALGAVIARMRQRIKETDEPDPVTQDILIGLTADLEKHHWMFQAESA, from the coding sequence ATGTCTGTCGTCAAGAGCACGCTGTCCGACGACGCCCGCAAGGTGGTCGGGGACGCACTGCAGGGAGCCCTCGTCGACCTGGTGGATCTCTCGCTCGTGGCGAAGCAGGTCCACTGGAACATCATCGGCCCGCGTTTCCGGTCCGTACATCTGCAGCTCGACGATGTCGTGGACACGGCGCGCTCGTACGCCGACACCGTTGCCGAGCGCGCCTCGGCGATCGGCGTGTCGCCGGACGGCCGGGCCGAGACGGTCTCGAAGACCAGCGGCATCGACACGGTGCAGGACAGCTGGATCAAGGACGCCGAGGTCGTCCGCGTCATGATCGACGCACTCGGCGCCGTCATCGCCCGGATGCGGCAGCGCATCAAGGAGACGGACGAGCCCGACCCGGTGACCCAGGACATCCTGATCGGCCTGACCGCCGACCTTGAGAAGCACCACTGGAT